From Anomalospiza imberbis isolate Cuckoo-Finch-1a 21T00152 unplaced genomic scaffold, ASM3175350v1 scaffold_690, whole genome shotgun sequence, the proteins below share one genomic window:
- the LOC137467606 gene encoding LOW QUALITY PROTEIN: potassium-transporting ATPase alpha chain 1-like (The sequence of the model RefSeq protein was modified relative to this genomic sequence to represent the inferred CDS: inserted 3 bases in 2 codons; deleted 6 bases in 6 codons) yields the protein PPAVPQGLSEAAAAERLLRDGPNALRPPRGTPGCVRFGRQLAGGXAVPHCLIAYGVQQGEGRTCGSSDNLYLAVXLIAVVVVTGCFGYYQEFKSTNIIASFRNLVVQQATVVRAGQTLQVNAPELVVGDVVEIKGGDRVPADIRVLAAQGCKVDNSSLTGESEPQTRSPECTHESHLETRNIAFFSTMCLEGTATGLVISTGDRTVIGRIASLASGVENEKTPIAVEIEHFVDIIAGLAIFFGATFFVVAMLIGYPFLRAMVFFMAIVVAYVPEGLLATVTVCLSLTAKRLARRNCVVKNLEAVETLGSTSVICSDKTGTLTQNRMTVAHLWFDGQVHSADTTEDQSGEAFEQPLGVVGVLLSQVITLCNRAQFKPGQEGVPWHRWRDVIGDASESALLKFAELDVGAGGGRQGALPKVAELPFNSSNKFQVSVHEAGAQQLLVLKGAPERVLERCRGHLRGGEELPLDPEWRRSVEGACLELGGRGERVLGFCARWLPAGTVAPGTPPEALAEVATGLCFAGLVSLIDPPRATVPQAVRKCRTAGIRVIMVTGDHPVTAKAIAAAVGIISEGSETPEDVAARLHLPLEQVDPRQARARVVTGSELAALAPGALEELLRTHPEMVFARTSPQQKLVIVESCQRLGAIVAVTGDGVNDSPALKKADIGVAMGVAGSDAAKNAADMILLDDNFASIVTGVEQGRLIFDNLKKSIAYTLTKNIPELTPYLIYITASVPLPLGCITILFIELCTDIFPSVSLAYERAESDIMHLRPRNPRRDRLVNEPLAAYSYFQIGAIQSFAGFTDYFVAMAQEGWWPLLVLGLRPRWEDAHDQELQDSYGQQWTFGQRRYQQYTCYTVFFISIEVCQIADVLIRKTRRLSLLQQGLFRNRTLLVAIVFQVCIGCFLCYCPGMPNVFNFMPIRFQWWLVPMPFGLLILVYDEIRKLGVRRHPGSWWDRELYY from the exons ccgcCGGCCGTCCCGCAGGGTCTGtcggaggcggcggcggccgagcGGCTGCTGCGGGACGGGCCCAACGCGCTGCGGCCGCCGCGGGGCACGCCGGGCTGCGTGCGCTTCGGCCGGCAGCTGGCCGGGGG TGCAGTGCCTCACTGCCTGATCGCCTACGGCGtccagcagggagaggggcGGACCTGCGGCAGCTCGGACAAC ctgtACCTGGCCG GCCTCATCGCCGTCGTGGTGGTCACCGGCTGCTTCGGCTACTACCAGGAGTTCAAGAGCACCAACATCATCGCCAGCTTCCGCAACCTGGT TGTGCAGCAAGCCACGGTGGTGCGGGCGGGGCAGACGCTGCAGGTGAACGCG CCCGAGCTCGTGGTCGGGGACGTGGTGGAGATCAAAGGCGGCGACCGG GTCCCGGCCGACATCCGGGTGCTGGCAGCGCAGGGCTGCAAG GTGGACAATTCCTCGCTGACCGGGGAGTCGGAGCCGCAGACGCGCTCACCTGAGTGCACCCACGAGTCGCACCTGGAGACGCGCAACATCGCCTTCTTCTCCACCATGTGCCTGGAAG GTACGGCCACGGGGCTGGTGATCAGC ACAGGTGACCGCACGGTGATCGGGCGCATCgccagcctggcctcgggcgTGGAGAACGAGAAGACGCCGATCGCCGTGGAGATCGAGCACTTCGTGGACATCATCGCCGGCCTGGCCATCTTCTTCGGCGCCACCTTCTTCGTGGTGGCCATGCTCATCGGCTACCCCTTCCTGCGCGCC ATGGTCTTCTTCATGGCCATCGTGGTGGCCTACGTGCCCGAGGGGCTGCTGGCCACCGTCACG gtgtgcctgtCGCTGACGGCCAAGCGCCTGGCGCGCCGGAACTGCGTGGTGAAGAACCTGGAGGCCGTGGAGACGCTGGGCTCCACCTCGGTCATCTGCTCCGACAAGACCGGGACGCTGACCCAGAACCGCATGACCGTGGCGCACCTGTGGTTCGACGGGCAGGTGCACAGCGCCGACACCACCGAGGACCAGTCCG GTGAGGCCTTCGAGCAGCCGCTCGGAGTCGTGGGCGTGCTGCTCAGCCAGGTGATCACGCTCTGCAACCGCGCCCAGTTCAAACCTGGCCAGGAGGGCGTGCCGTGGCACAGGTGG CGTGACGTCATCGGCGACGCCTCGGAGTCGGCGCTGCTCAAGTTCGCGGAG CTGGACGTCGGGGCCGGTGgcggccgccagggggcgcttCCGAAGGTGGCGGAGCTGCCGTTCAACTCCAGCAACAAATTC CAGGTGTCGGTGCACGAGGCGGGCgcgcagcagctcctggtgctcaagGGCGCCCCCGAGCGGGTGCTGGAGCGGTGCCGGGGGCACCTGCGCGGGGGGGAGGAGCTGCCGCTGGACCCCGAGTGGAGGCGGAGCGTGGAGGGGGCGTGTCTGGAGCTGGGGGGGCGGGGCGAGCGGGTGCTCG ggttCTGTGCCCGCTGGCTGCCCGCGGGCACGGTGGCCCCGGGCACGCCCCCCGAGGCGCTGGCCGAGGTGGCCACCGGGCTCTGCTTCGCGGGGCTCGTGTCCCTCATCGAC CCCCCCCGGGCCACCGTGCCCCAGGCCGTGCGCAAGTGCCGGACGGCCGGGATCCGG GTGATCATGGTGACAGGTGACCACCCGGTGACGGCCAAGGCCATCGCGGCGGCCGTGGGCATCATCTCCGAGGGCAGCGAGACCCCCGAGGACGTGGCCGCGCGCCTGCACCTGCCCCTCGAGCAGGTGGACCCCAG gcaggcGCGGGCGCGGGTGGTGACCGGCTCCGAGCTGGCCGCGCTGGCCCCGGGGGCTCTCGAGGAGCTGCTCCGCACCCACCCCGAGATGGTTTTCGCCCGGACGTCGCCGCAGCAGAAATTGGTCATCGTGGAGAGCTGCCAGCGCCtg GGCGCCATCGTGGCGGTGACAGGTGACGGCGTCAACGACTCACCTGCGCTGAAGAAGGCCGACATCGGCGTGGCCATGGGCGTGGCCGGCTCGGACGCGGCCAAGAACGCGGCGGACATGATCCTGCTGGACGACAACTTCGCCTCCATCGTCACCGGCGTCGAGCAAG GCCGGCTGATCTTCGACAACCTGAAGAAGTCCATCGCGTACACCTTGACCAAGAACATTCCGGAGCTGACGCCGTACCTGATCTACATCACGGCCAGCGTGCCCCTCCCCCTGGGCTGCATCACCATCCTCTTCATCGAGCTCTGCACCGACATC TTCCCGTCGGTGTCGCTGGCCTACGAGCGCGCCGAGAGCGACATCATGCACCTGCGGCCGCGCAACCCCCGGCGCGACCGATTGGTCAACGAGCCCCTGGCGGCCTACTCCTATTTCCAGATAG GTGCGATCCAGTCCTTCGCGGGTTTCACCGATTACTTCGTGGCCATGGCGCAGGAGGGCTGGTGGCCGCTGCTGGTCCTGGGGCTGCGGCCGCGCTGGGAGGACGCGCACgaccaggagctgcaggacagcTACGGCCAGCAGTGG ACGTTCGGGCAGCGCAGGTACCAGCAGTACACCTGCTACACCGTGTTCTTCATCAGCATCGAGGTGTGCCAGATCGCCGACGTGCTGATCCGCAAGACGCGCCggctctccctgctgcagcaggggctcTTCCG GAACCGCACGCTGCTGGTGGCCATCGTGTTCCAGGTGTGCATCGGCTGCTTCCTCTGCTACTGCCCGGGCATGCCCAACGTCTTCAACTTCATGCCCATCAG GTTCCAGTGGTGGTTGGTGCCGATGCCCTTCGGGCTCCTCATCCTCGTCTACGACGAGATCCGGAAACTCGGCGTGAGGAGACACCCGGGCA GTTGGTGGGATCGGGAGCTTTACTACTGA